One genomic segment of Oncorhynchus mykiss isolate Arlee chromosome 10, USDA_OmykA_1.1, whole genome shotgun sequence includes these proteins:
- the ankrd37 gene encoding ankyrin repeat domain-containing protein 37 isoform X1: MFLLDSDSQLDCISNLFEGGDAVNSSNVLGQSPAHLAACSGQAFCLLWLLQTGADANQQDNNGETPMHKAAKAGSLECISVLVASDAQLGLCNNEGRTAEELALSYGFEECGRFLNTLRMTRLLTSSSTPLMPAELVACPLTDAQSGKVAGQKRALIATGAQDRKRARDW, encoded by the exons ATGTTTCTGCTCGATTCCGACTCACAg CTGGACTGTATCAGTAACTTATTCGAAGGCGGGGATGCTGTCAACTCAAGCAATGTGTTGGGACAGTCCCCTGCACACTTGGCGGCATGCAGCGGACAAGCCTTTTGTTTGCTATGGCTACTGCAAACGGGAGCTGATGCAAATCAGCAG GACAACAATGGTGAGACGCCCATGCACAAAGCCGCCAAGGCCGGCAGTTTGGAATGCATCAGCGTGCTCGTTGCCAGTGATGCCCAACTTGG ACTTTGCAACAACGAGGGCAGAACCGCTGAAGAATTGGCATTGTCGTACGGATTTGAGGAGTGCGGACGATTCCTTAACACACTCCGAATGACGCGACTCCTGACGAGCAGCAGCACTCCTCTGATGCCTGCCGAGCTAGTAGCATGCCCGCTGACTGACGCCCAGAGCGGTAAGGTAGCAGGACAGAAGAGGGCacttattgccaccggggcccaagACAGAAAGAGGGCCCGAGACTGGTGA
- the ankrd37 gene encoding ankyrin repeat domain-containing protein 37 isoform X2, whose product MFLLDSDSQLDCISNLFEGGDAVNSSNVLGQSPAHLAACSGQAFCLLWLLQTGADANQQDNNGETPMHKAAKAGSLECISVLVASDAQLGLCNNEGRTAEELALSYGFEECGRFLNTLRMTRLLTSSSTPLMPAELVACPLTDAQSADLTGLDR is encoded by the exons ATGTTTCTGCTCGATTCCGACTCACAg CTGGACTGTATCAGTAACTTATTCGAAGGCGGGGATGCTGTCAACTCAAGCAATGTGTTGGGACAGTCCCCTGCACACTTGGCGGCATGCAGCGGACAAGCCTTTTGTTTGCTATGGCTACTGCAAACGGGAGCTGATGCAAATCAGCAG GACAACAATGGTGAGACGCCCATGCACAAAGCCGCCAAGGCCGGCAGTTTGGAATGCATCAGCGTGCTCGTTGCCAGTGATGCCCAACTTGG ACTTTGCAACAACGAGGGCAGAACCGCTGAAGAATTGGCATTGTCGTACGGATTTGAGGAGTGCGGACGATTCCTTAACACACTCCGAATGACGCGACTCCTGACGAGCAGCAGCACTCCTCTGATGCCTGCCGAGCTAGTAGCATGCCCGCTGACTGACGCCCAGAGCG
- the ufsp2 gene encoding ufm1-specific protease 2, with protein sequence MVVGNIILRLRGSLEFKCQLDSTDVPHVQKVISRTFEALGSQVKAESLVLSLSSSPVFLWPNKGGHATAGEISPNRPCKDLQQLIQTDDQESSRKKSAKKDKNNPTAGIINLTLMTEVTEPGVLSAPTLLRGSKKHHLLQTTLPMDCVVSVLSSESISVVCGTLVGALCSQLGDMEKVALRHMKGTALLIPQPFHFLLPAPVGLVTVVYPAGVPDSQLETQRKELHSLFELPDDRPYLRRANALHFPDEPYKDGYLRNPHVHLNHPALENGKPYLVQGVYSYHHYMQDRVDDNGWGCAYRSLQTICSWFQQQGYVERAVPSHKEIQQALVEVGDKQGSFLGSRQWIGSIEVAAVLDQLLGVTSKIMFVSQGSELASKGRELANHFLSEGTPIMIGGGVLAHTILGVAWSETTGQIRYLILDPHYTGAEDLQVITDKGWCGWKGPEFWDQNAYYNLCLPQRPKTI encoded by the exons ATG GTTGTCGGAAACATCATCTTACGCTTGAGAGGGTCTCTGGAGTTCAAGTGCCAGTTGGACAGCACAGATG TACCACACGTACAAAAGGTCATCTCGAGGACTTTCGAGGCCCTCGGATCCCAGGTGAAAGCAGAATCGCTTGTTCTTAGTCTCTCTAGCAGTCCAGTTTTTCTTTGGCCTAACAAAGGAGGACATGCAACAGCTGGAGAGATCTCTCCAAACAGACCATGTAAAGATCTCCAACAGTTGATCCA GACAGATGACCAGGAAAGCAGTAGAAAAAAGTCTGCAAAAAAGGACAAAAATAATCCAACAGCA GGTATCATAAACCTGACCCTGATGACCGAGGTGACAGAGCCAGGCGTCCTCTCGGCACCCACCCTCCTGAGAGGAAGTAAGAAGCACCACCTCCTGCAAACAACTCTGCCCATGGACTGCGTGGTCAGTGTCCTTTCCAGCGAGAGCATCTCTGT TGTCTGTGGGACCCTAGTGGGGGCGCTGTGCAGTCAGCTGGGTGACATGGAAAAGGTGGCTCTGCGGCACATGAAAGGGACGGCCCTGCTTATTCCCCAGCCGTTCCACTTCCTCCTTCCTGCCCCTGTGGGCCTGGTGACAGTGGTCTACCCAGCGGGTGTGCCCGACAGCCAGCTGGAGACGCAACGCAAG gAGCTGCACAGTCTGTTTGAGCTGCCAGACGACCGGCCATATCTGAGAAGAGCCAACGCTCTACATTTTCCTGATGAGCCATACAAAGATGGCTACCTCCGAAACCCTCATGTTCACCTGAATCACCCTGCCCTGGAGAACGGCAAG CCTTACTTGGTCCAGGGGGTCTACAGCTACCACCACTACATGCAGGACCGCGTGGACGACAACGGCTGGGGTTGCGCCTACCGCTCCCTCCAGACCATCTGCTCCTGGTTCCAGCAGCAGGGCTACGTGGAGCGGGCTGTGCCCTCCCACAAGGAGATCCAACAG GCCCTGGTGGAAGTTGGAGACAAGCAAGGGTCTTTTTTGGGCTCTCGCCAGTGGATCGGCTCCATCGAAGTCGCGGCTGTGCTGGATCAGTTGCTGGGGGTCACCTCCAAGATCATGTTTGTGAG CCAAGGGTCTGAGCTGGCCTCCAAAGGCAGAGAACTGGCCAACCATTTCCTTTCTGAGGGAACTCCTATTATGATTG GAGGGGGTGTCCTAGCACACACTATCCTCGGTGTGGCGTGGAGCGAGACCACGGGCCAGATCCGCTACCTCATCCTGGACCCACATTACACAGGGGCCGAGGACCTGCAAGTCATCACAGACAAG GGCTGGTGCGGATGGAAGGGCCCAGAGTTTTGGGACCAGAACGCCTACTACAACCTCTGTTTGCCTCAGAGACCAAAGACCATATGA